From the genome of Bradyrhizobium elkanii USDA 76, one region includes:
- the lepB gene encoding signal peptidase I codes for MSVTTGTKSESGLGETVRVVIHALLIALVIRTFLFQPFNIPSGSMKATLLVGDYLFVSKYSYGYSHYSIPFSPNIFSGRIFGSEPNRGDIVVFRLPRDDSTDYIKRVIGLPGDRIEVKSGLLYINDEPIKRERLSDFVGEDPCGSADATARVKRWKETLPNGVSYETLDCTDNSYMDNTIVYTVPPGHFFMMGDNRDNSTDSRFLSQVGYVPFENIIGRAQMIFFSIAEGEQAWMIWRWPLAVRWNRLFSIVR; via the coding sequence ATGAGCGTGACCACCGGGACCAAATCTGAAAGCGGCTTGGGCGAGACCGTCCGGGTCGTCATCCATGCTCTTCTGATCGCGCTCGTTATCCGCACCTTCCTGTTCCAGCCGTTCAACATCCCCTCCGGGTCGATGAAGGCGACGCTCCTGGTCGGCGACTATCTGTTCGTCTCGAAATATTCCTATGGCTACAGCCACTATTCGATCCCGTTCTCGCCGAACATTTTCTCGGGCCGCATCTTCGGCTCGGAGCCGAACCGCGGCGACATCGTGGTGTTTCGCCTGCCGCGGGATGACTCCACCGACTACATCAAGCGCGTCATCGGGCTGCCCGGCGACCGCATCGAGGTCAAGAGCGGGCTGCTCTACATCAACGACGAGCCGATCAAGCGGGAGCGGCTGAGCGATTTCGTCGGCGAGGATCCCTGCGGCTCGGCGGATGCGACCGCCCGCGTCAAGCGCTGGAAGGAGACGCTGCCGAACGGCGTCAGCTATGAGACGCTGGACTGCACCGACAACAGCTACATGGACAACACCATCGTCTACACCGTTCCGCCCGGGCATTTCTTCATGATGGGCGACAACCGCGACAACTCCACCGACAGCCGCTTCCTGTCGCAGGTCGGCTACGTGCCGTTCGAGAACATCATCGGGCGGGCCCAGATGATCTTCTTCTCGATCGCCGAGGGCGAGCAGGCCTGGATGATCTGGCGCTGGCCGCTTGCCGTGCGGTGGAATCGCCTATTCTCTATCGTGCGATGA
- the rnc gene encoding ribonuclease III, producing the protein MNDDTAAINDPAPTGEPSQTPAADSTAAPKKRRSKAAKAAEEKAAIAGTEARIGYTFQDPALLTTAFTHVSALKPATRNRADSYQRLEFLGDHVLGLIVSDMLFRSFPKADEGELSKRLADLVRKESCADVAKALGLLEDIKLGMVKAVEGARLRKSVLGDICEAVIGAIFLDGGYEAARQFVERNWTERMHKLRRPLRDPKTVLQEWAQGKGLPTPVYREVERTGPHHDPQFRVAVDLPGLASAEGLGGNKRAAEKAAASAMIEREGVGTND; encoded by the coding sequence ATGAACGACGATACCGCAGCCATCAACGATCCTGCGCCGACCGGCGAGCCGAGCCAGACGCCTGCCGCCGACAGCACAGCCGCGCCGAAGAAACGGCGCAGCAAGGCGGCCAAGGCCGCTGAGGAGAAGGCCGCGATCGCGGGCACCGAGGCGCGGATCGGGTACACGTTCCAGGATCCCGCGCTGCTGACCACCGCGTTCACCCACGTCTCCGCGCTGAAGCCCGCCACCCGCAACCGCGCCGACAGCTACCAGCGGCTGGAGTTCCTCGGCGACCACGTGCTCGGGCTGATCGTATCGGACATGCTGTTCCGATCGTTCCCCAAGGCCGACGAGGGCGAATTGTCGAAGCGGCTCGCCGACCTCGTGCGCAAGGAGAGCTGCGCCGACGTCGCCAAGGCACTCGGGCTGCTCGAGGACATCAAGCTCGGCATGGTGAAGGCGGTCGAGGGCGCCCGGCTGCGCAAGTCCGTGCTCGGCGATATCTGCGAAGCGGTGATCGGGGCGATCTTTCTCGACGGCGGCTATGAGGCCGCGCGCCAGTTCGTCGAGCGCAACTGGACCGAACGGATGCACAAGCTGCGCCGGCCGCTGCGCGATCCCAAGACCGTGCTGCAGGAATGGGCGCAGGGCAAGGGGCTGCCGACGCCGGTCTATCGCGAGGTCGAACGCACCGGCCCGCATCACGATCCACAATTCCGCGTTGCGGTTGACCTGCCGGGCCTGGCCTCCGCCGAGGGCCTCGGTGGCAACAAGCGCGCGGCGGAGAAGGCGGCAGCATCCGCGATGATCGAGCGCGAAGGCGTCGGCACCAATGACTGA
- the era gene encoding GTPase Era, with the protein MTDEAKGQGDATRCGFVALIGAPNVGKSTLVNALVGSKVTIVSRKVQTTRALIRGIVIEGNAQIILVDTPGIFAPRRRLDRAMVSTAWSGAHDADLVCVLLDAKSGLDEEANAILAKLETVAHPKILVLNKVDLVQREKLLALAQAANERMRFEHTFMISALSGDGVADLRQTLAKLVPAGPFLYPEDQMSDAPMRHLAAEITREKIYSHLHQELPYQSTVETDSWTDRKDKSIRIEQTIFVERESQRKIVLGKGGATIKSIGAQARAEISEIMGVPVHLFLFVKVRENWGDDPDRYKEMGLDFPKE; encoded by the coding sequence ATGACTGACGAGGCCAAAGGGCAAGGGGACGCGACGCGCTGTGGCTTCGTCGCGCTGATCGGTGCGCCCAATGTCGGCAAGTCGACGCTGGTCAACGCGCTGGTGGGCTCCAAGGTCACGATCGTCTCGCGCAAGGTGCAGACCACGCGCGCGCTGATCCGCGGCATCGTGATCGAGGGCAACGCGCAGATCATCCTGGTCGACACGCCAGGGATCTTCGCGCCGCGGCGCCGGCTTGACCGCGCCATGGTGTCGACCGCCTGGAGCGGCGCGCACGACGCCGATCTCGTCTGCGTGCTGCTCGATGCGAAGTCGGGCCTCGACGAAGAGGCCAACGCGATCCTGGCCAAGCTCGAAACCGTCGCGCATCCGAAGATCCTGGTGCTGAACAAGGTCGATCTCGTGCAGCGCGAGAAGCTGCTGGCGCTGGCGCAGGCCGCCAACGAGCGGATGCGCTTCGAGCACACCTTCATGATTTCGGCGCTGTCCGGCGACGGCGTTGCCGATTTGCGCCAGACGCTCGCCAAGCTGGTGCCCGCAGGGCCGTTCCTCTATCCCGAGGACCAGATGTCGGATGCGCCGATGCGGCATCTGGCGGCCGAGATCACCCGCGAGAAGATCTACAGCCATCTGCATCAGGAACTGCCGTACCAGTCGACGGTCGAGACCGACAGCTGGACCGACCGCAAGGACAAATCGATCCGCATCGAGCAGACGATTTTTGTCGAGCGCGAGAGCCAGCGCAAGATCGTGCTCGGCAAGGGCGGCGCCACCATCAAGTCGATTGGCGCGCAGGCGCGTGCCGAGATCTCCGAGATCATGGGCGTCCCCGTGCATCTGTTCCTGTTCGTCAAGGTGCGTGAGAACTGGGGTGACGATCCCGATCGCTACAAGGAAATGGGGCTGGACTTCCCCAAGGAATAA